A genomic segment from Streptomyces sp. NBC_00459 encodes:
- a CDS encoding ATP-grasp domain-containing protein, with amino-acid sequence MVVDRLPRQGTIVTDAASLPFVLGRLSPAECIVFDLAGEPSRLAPDMPGRGWIRRLAPAGWDANVVLGSQAAARLASRMTALAALLRQDATEWLCGVDALFAAENKIVQYRAAHTLGLRIPDTLIGGDPGVLAAELGEPFVIKPLGPGNFTGGDGQEQVIHTQAVTAAQLAGVDLLDAPFLAQQMLTARTHLRIVTVAGRAWTAELDADGLPLDWRQVARAHHSFTPSTRWHTVERDATRLARHLQTAFTCQDWIFDDTGPAFIDLNPGGQWLFLPDSLTTQIADHLAAWLRGS; translated from the coding sequence GTGGTGGTGGACCGGCTTCCTCGGCAGGGGACCATTGTCACCGACGCCGCCTCGCTGCCGTTTGTACTGGGCCGCCTGAGTCCAGCAGAGTGCATTGTCTTCGATCTGGCTGGCGAACCGTCCCGTCTTGCGCCGGATATGCCCGGCCGCGGCTGGATTCGACGCCTGGCCCCCGCGGGGTGGGACGCCAACGTCGTACTGGGCAGCCAGGCCGCAGCTCGCCTGGCCTCGCGAATGACCGCGCTGGCCGCGCTACTGCGCCAGGACGCCACCGAGTGGTTGTGCGGTGTGGACGCACTCTTCGCCGCCGAGAACAAGATCGTGCAATATCGCGCCGCCCACACCCTGGGGCTGCGGATCCCGGACACCCTCATCGGTGGCGATCCTGGCGTACTGGCCGCCGAACTGGGCGAACCGTTCGTCATCAAGCCGCTCGGACCCGGCAACTTCACCGGCGGTGACGGTCAGGAACAAGTCATCCACACCCAGGCCGTCACCGCCGCCCAGCTGGCCGGAGTCGATCTGCTTGATGCGCCGTTCCTGGCACAGCAGATGCTCACTGCCCGCACCCATCTGCGGATCGTCACCGTCGCGGGCCGTGCCTGGACTGCTGAACTCGACGCCGACGGACTGCCCCTGGACTGGCGCCAAGTCGCCCGAGCCCACCACTCGTTCACACCGTCAACTCGCTGGCACACCGTGGAACGCGACGCCACCCGCCTGGCCCGACACTTGCAGACCGCATTCACCTGCCAGGACTGGATTTTCGACGACACCGGACCCGCCTTCATCGACCTCAACCCCGGCGGACAGTGGCTCTTTCTCCCCGACTCCCTCACCACGCAGATCGCCGACCATCTGGCCGCCTGGCTGCGGGGCAGCTGA
- a CDS encoding IS5 family transposase, producing the protein MYGNAADHPDRVRRYPSDMSDAEWAAVRPLLPVPAWLQGRGGRPEGYCHRQLLDAIRYLVAGGISWRAMPADFPGWGRVYAFFRRWREHGLITEFHDRLRGRVREREGREAEPTAGIVDAQSVKAAASVPSVSRGWDGGKKAGGRKRHIVTDCLGLLLVIAVTAANTGDRDAATGLLTRLRLMHRDITLVWADGGYTGGLVDWCRQKLALTLQVVKRTDDMQGFVVLPRRWVAERTFAWLMHSRRLARDYETLPASSEAMIRWSMVTRMSRRLARPRAAGLR; encoded by the coding sequence GTGTACGGCAACGCGGCCGACCATCCGGACCGGGTACGCCGGTATCCCTCCGACATGTCGGACGCGGAGTGGGCGGCCGTCCGGCCGTTGCTGCCGGTGCCGGCCTGGCTTCAGGGGCGGGGCGGGCGGCCCGAGGGTTACTGTCACCGCCAACTGCTGGACGCGATCCGCTACCTGGTCGCGGGCGGGATCTCCTGGCGGGCGATGCCCGCGGACTTCCCCGGCTGGGGCCGGGTCTACGCCTTCTTCCGCCGGTGGCGCGAGCACGGGCTGATCACAGAGTTCCACGACCGGCTGCGCGGACGGGTGCGTGAGCGGGAGGGCCGTGAGGCGGAGCCAACGGCCGGGATCGTCGATGCGCAGTCGGTGAAGGCCGCGGCCTCGGTGCCGTCCGTCTCACGCGGCTGGGACGGCGGGAAGAAAGCGGGCGGCCGCAAGCGGCACATCGTGACCGACTGCCTCGGCCTGCTCCTGGTCATCGCGGTCACCGCCGCGAACACCGGCGACCGCGACGCCGCGACGGGCCTGCTGACGCGGCTGCGCCTCATGCACCGCGACATCACCCTCGTCTGGGCCGACGGCGGCTACACCGGCGGCCTCGTCGACTGGTGCCGGCAGAAACTCGCGCTCACCCTCCAGGTCGTCAAGCGCACCGACGACATGCAGGGGTTCGTGGTGCTGCCCAGGCGCTGGGTGGCAGAGCGCACGTTCGCGTGGCTGATGCATTCGCGCCGGCTGGCCCGGGACTACGAGACGTTGCCTGCCAGCAGCGAGGCGATGATCCGGTGGTCGATGGTCACGCGGATGAGCCGGCGCCTGGCACGGCCACGGGCCGCCGGCCTGCGCTGA
- a CDS encoding NACHT domain-containing protein yields MDVALLWLDTPLDIDGEAVRWGRPHGVIPLPFEGAGFPAFAAEDDGSDAQFEYLRGELPAVSTASSGWVLDCPVWPAHCADGERPWAGASGAAVFCHGRLVGVAVEDNQSMDWRRLHAVPIHKALAQHGFADLVQRHGHPGTTTSTKEVTAAHETTGSPAAGELPPLRPDAVQASPSPIAPWAVAGAAHILVTVLVGCAIIAAFVNLKRILGGQFNIVDVLLVLVFTLLAWLVSRLLNKRGRGGGTDMSGEYSRWLPALRRAELQRIKSDLRLRGIEKFSTDVPWVPAYDLAAHSSASMYGSDSGWHVRHLLSLWKNAQPARLLLSGSAGSGKSVALALLARQLLEEDSSSPVPVVVSLAGWDASTPFYSWIATRLAERYPALVGEDSTVPAGELEQALQSDRVLLFLDGFDEIHVTARDTFLTRLSEILSTDRSCLLASREEALEEATGSSHLVRGALAVHLEPLTARHFRKFLTAFDSQERWEPLLTAMENGTAPTLTRALETPLMHWLGLKVFEFNRKNPMDLADIRQFPTAEEIQRHLLASIVPAVFEPAAGHSADHRFPARKAVRWLTFLAQHSSPADGSIRWWRLHKHWKAQLYILLAYSALFVAAILLACMASRLTATALAEGSLWGALCGGAFTLTYGIARRSEAERRQTTKGTFRDDADLQGVIWRLGRLSPALCGAVAVVTCTTGLATPHQTHEAGWMLGFGAVVAVACGSFGGSFAAFILTRTTHTDAGRSPRHAQSPHDLLERDKMTSVVVGLCMFAATFVAAAAAWVSTDPRGFTPENSMVAFAITAAIAGAISGPPLFTAWPVFRATHLYFCLRGHLPARHSAFLELAHAGGILRTEGLTYQFRHVLMRASLL; encoded by the coding sequence TTGGACGTAGCGCTGTTGTGGCTCGACACCCCGCTGGACATCGACGGGGAAGCAGTGCGTTGGGGGCGACCACATGGGGTGATACCCCTTCCGTTCGAAGGCGCAGGGTTTCCTGCCTTCGCCGCCGAGGACGACGGGTCCGACGCGCAGTTCGAGTACCTGCGCGGCGAATTGCCGGCCGTCTCGACCGCGTCGTCCGGCTGGGTACTCGACTGCCCTGTATGGCCCGCGCATTGCGCTGACGGGGAGCGTCCCTGGGCTGGCGCGTCCGGGGCGGCGGTGTTCTGCCACGGACGGCTGGTCGGTGTGGCAGTCGAGGACAACCAGAGCATGGACTGGCGGCGCTTGCATGCGGTACCTATCCATAAGGCGCTGGCCCAGCACGGATTCGCCGACCTCGTACAACGGCACGGTCACCCGGGCACCACCACATCGACGAAGGAGGTGACAGCGGCTCACGAGACGACCGGCTCTCCTGCGGCAGGAGAGCTACCTCCACTGCGGCCCGACGCTGTGCAGGCTTCCCCTTCACCAATTGCGCCCTGGGCGGTGGCTGGGGCTGCCCACATCCTTGTCACGGTTCTGGTCGGCTGCGCGATCATCGCCGCATTCGTGAACCTCAAACGGATCCTCGGCGGACAGTTCAACATCGTCGACGTACTACTGGTCCTCGTCTTCACGCTGCTGGCCTGGCTCGTCAGCAGACTCTTGAACAAGCGCGGCAGAGGAGGCGGTACCGACATGAGCGGGGAGTACTCCCGTTGGCTTCCGGCCCTGCGGCGAGCCGAACTGCAGCGCATCAAGAGTGATCTCCGTCTGCGCGGCATCGAGAAATTCTCCACGGACGTCCCCTGGGTCCCCGCCTACGATCTGGCAGCCCACAGTTCTGCCTCGATGTACGGAAGCGATTCTGGCTGGCATGTACGCCACCTGCTTAGCCTGTGGAAGAACGCCCAGCCCGCCCGCTTACTGCTCAGCGGGTCGGCAGGATCTGGCAAAAGTGTCGCGCTCGCTCTGCTGGCCCGACAGCTCCTGGAAGAAGACAGTTCCTCTCCCGTGCCCGTGGTGGTCTCGCTGGCGGGTTGGGACGCCAGCACACCCTTCTACTCATGGATCGCCACACGCCTGGCCGAGCGCTACCCCGCACTCGTGGGAGAAGACAGCACCGTGCCCGCCGGTGAACTCGAGCAGGCCCTGCAGAGCGACCGAGTGCTGCTGTTCCTCGATGGCTTCGACGAGATACATGTCACCGCCCGCGACACCTTCCTCACCCGGCTGAGTGAAATCCTCAGCACCGACCGTTCCTGCCTGCTCGCCTCCCGCGAAGAGGCGCTCGAGGAAGCCACAGGCAGCAGCCACCTGGTGCGCGGCGCCCTCGCGGTACACCTGGAACCCCTCACCGCGCGTCACTTCCGTAAGTTCTTGACTGCCTTTGACAGCCAGGAACGATGGGAACCTCTCCTCACGGCGATGGAGAACGGCACCGCTCCCACACTCACGCGTGCCCTGGAGACGCCGCTGATGCACTGGCTCGGCCTGAAGGTATTCGAGTTCAACCGCAAGAACCCCATGGACCTCGCCGACATTCGTCAGTTCCCCACAGCCGAAGAGATCCAGCGCCACTTGCTGGCGTCCATCGTCCCGGCGGTCTTCGAGCCAGCTGCCGGCCACTCGGCCGACCACCGTTTCCCAGCACGCAAGGCCGTCCGATGGCTGACGTTCCTTGCCCAGCATTCCTCGCCCGCAGACGGCAGCATCCGGTGGTGGCGGTTGCACAAACACTGGAAGGCCCAGCTGTACATCCTCCTTGCCTATAGCGCACTGTTCGTTGCCGCGATACTCCTGGCCTGTATGGCCAGTCGGCTGACCGCCACCGCCCTGGCCGAAGGCAGCCTCTGGGGTGCCCTGTGCGGCGGTGCATTCACCCTCACCTACGGCATCGCACGGCGTTCCGAGGCCGAGCGCAGACAGACCACGAAGGGCACCTTCCGCGACGACGCGGACCTACAAGGCGTCATCTGGCGGCTGGGACGCCTCTCTCCGGCTCTGTGCGGCGCCGTCGCTGTGGTCACGTGCACCACCGGTCTGGCCACCCCCCACCAGACCCACGAGGCAGGGTGGATGCTCGGCTTCGGCGCCGTGGTAGCCGTGGCGTGTGGATCCTTCGGTGGTTCGTTCGCTGCGTTCATCCTCACCAGGACAACCCACACGGACGCAGGGCGGTCACCGCGCCATGCGCAAAGCCCCCACGACCTCCTCGAACGCGACAAGATGACATCGGTAGTGGTGGGACTGTGTATGTTCGCCGCGACCTTCGTCGCGGCGGCGGCCGCATGGGTCTCCACGGACCCGAGAGGTTTCACGCCCGAGAACAGCATGGTCGCCTTCGCTATCACAGCGGCGATCGCCGGCGCGATATCGGGCCCGCCTCTGTTCACGGCGTGGCCGGTGTTCCGCGCTACGCACCTTTACTTCTGCCTGCGCGGACATCTTCCTGCCCGGCACAGTGCCTTCCTCGAATTGGCACACGCTGGGGGGATCTTGCGGACAGAAGGGCTTACGTACCAGTTCCGCCATGTACTGATGCGCGCCAGCTTGCTTTAG
- a CDS encoding trypco2 family protein, with the protein MGIPLAQALAELRRELYQAQDEGAAEQFRFEVEQAELSLDVEFRSDGKGGVKVEVGALGAKAGVEAGGDVGNTRRQTLKLTLQVRDEALGGQRARISRKTGGLGNEDDPRTGQPDRNDPGRHESRQDPSGDAVSDQEDAAADPEPWE; encoded by the coding sequence ATGGGTATTCCTCTGGCTCAGGCATTGGCCGAGTTGCGGCGAGAGCTCTACCAGGCTCAGGACGAAGGGGCCGCGGAACAGTTCCGGTTCGAGGTGGAGCAGGCCGAGCTGTCGCTGGATGTGGAGTTCCGCAGCGATGGCAAGGGCGGAGTGAAGGTCGAAGTGGGGGCGCTGGGCGCCAAAGCGGGTGTGGAGGCGGGCGGCGATGTGGGGAACACGCGCCGGCAGACATTGAAGCTGACACTCCAGGTACGAGACGAGGCGCTGGGGGGACAGCGGGCCAGAATCAGCCGCAAGACCGGCGGGCTGGGCAACGAAGACGACCCCCGCACCGGCCAGCCAGACAGAAACGACCCCGGCCGCCACGAGAGCCGGCAAGACCCCTCCGGTGATGCCGTGAGTGATCAAGAGGATGCGGCGGCGGACCCCGAACCGTGGGAGTAG
- a CDS encoding TniB family NTP-binding protein yields the protein MTTWQGWHQFVTTEPPTPPQPDQPPRSPEERLAYHSAFVTIRTPAISQLATQVRTLMILGRHQQATARPSLIVTGPAAAGKTTALLNVGRTCHLAHTRKNPTPPGSAHAAVPVAYVLVPPGATAKTLITEFARYLGIPTTARMTQTQTTDAVCHTYTQAGVQLVLIDEIHRLNPRTTTGAQAADLLKDLTERLRATFVYAGIDVTDTPLFSGTRGAQLAGRATLITCGPLPARHGSREPFRDVITDIENNLDLTHHKNGTLPRHTPYLHQRTAGRIGSLTRLIRQAAITAICDGTELITKQSLEAIRLDHLAEQHSRPTPKP from the coding sequence CTGACCACCTGGCAGGGCTGGCACCAATTCGTCACCACCGAACCCCCCACCCCGCCCCAGCCCGACCAGCCACCCCGCAGCCCGGAGGAACGCCTCGCCTACCACTCCGCGTTCGTCACCATCCGCACCCCCGCCATCAGCCAACTCGCCACCCAGGTCCGCACCCTGATGATCCTCGGCCGCCACCAACAGGCCACCGCACGGCCCTCGCTGATAGTCACCGGCCCCGCCGCAGCCGGCAAAACGACCGCCCTCCTGAACGTCGGCCGCACCTGCCACCTCGCCCACACCCGCAAAAACCCCACACCGCCCGGATCAGCACACGCCGCAGTACCGGTCGCGTACGTCCTCGTCCCGCCCGGCGCCACCGCGAAAACCCTCATCACCGAATTCGCCCGCTACCTCGGCATTCCCACCACCGCCCGCATGACCCAGACCCAGACCACCGACGCCGTCTGCCACACCTACACCCAAGCTGGTGTCCAACTCGTCCTCATCGACGAAATCCACCGCCTCAACCCCCGCACCACCACCGGCGCCCAGGCCGCCGACCTCCTCAAAGACCTCACCGAACGCCTCCGGGCCACGTTCGTCTACGCCGGCATCGACGTCACCGACACCCCCCTCTTCTCCGGCACCCGCGGCGCCCAGCTCGCCGGACGCGCCACCCTCATCACCTGCGGCCCCCTGCCCGCCCGCCACGGATCACGTGAACCCTTCCGCGACGTCATCACCGACATCGAAAACAACCTCGACCTCACCCACCACAAAAACGGCACCCTCCCCCGCCACACCCCCTACCTCCACCAACGCACCGCCGGCCGCATCGGATCCCTCACCCGGCTCATCCGCCAAGCCGCCATCACCGCCATCTGCGACGGCACCGAACTCATCACCAAGCAATCACTCGAGGCCATCCGCCTCGACCACCTCGCCGAGCAACACAGCCGCCCCACACCAAAGCCCTGA
- a CDS encoding caspase family protein gives MSVLPDPGASRAVLVGTSRYEYLEQLPAVSQNVQALAGLLCGPLSLQLPARHVTVVEDPVAAQVVVGAVRQAAAEASDTLIVYFAGHGLVDAQDQLVLALPHTEFGRIETGLPYDWVRQVLLLDSRAERHVVILDCCYSGLALGRMSAGTGLADQAAVEGSFLLAAAAETRTALAPVGETYTAFTGALLEALRQGIPGGPALVDLGALYRHLRLTMEARGHPVPQARDRNSGAQVALGRNHADLPAAPIAAGAGGTDAGERPWPDPRAIRTVTGFFTALVEVRVVSGLTHRAVSERSAGRIAAGTVGGLLNRSTLPTTWGTTALYLSACGVPDEQITQWQTAWQQLRAQNLPAKTASPEVTDDGGPEKARAWQRPLSALRRRRDH, from the coding sequence ATGAGTGTGCTGCCCGATCCGGGGGCCTCAAGGGCTGTGCTGGTGGGCACGAGCCGGTATGAGTATCTGGAGCAGTTGCCGGCTGTCTCGCAGAACGTGCAGGCCTTGGCTGGTCTGCTGTGCGGGCCGTTGTCGTTGCAGTTGCCTGCCCGGCATGTGACGGTCGTGGAGGATCCAGTTGCTGCGCAGGTGGTGGTGGGCGCGGTGCGGCAGGCGGCCGCCGAGGCCAGCGACACACTGATCGTCTACTTTGCCGGGCACGGACTGGTCGATGCCCAGGATCAGCTCGTTCTGGCTCTGCCGCATACCGAGTTCGGCCGTATCGAGACCGGTCTGCCCTATGACTGGGTGCGACAGGTGTTGCTGCTGGACTCCCGAGCCGAGCGGCATGTGGTGATTTTGGACTGCTGTTACAGCGGCCTGGCTTTGGGGAGGATGAGCGCGGGGACGGGGCTTGCCGACCAGGCGGCGGTGGAGGGCAGTTTCCTGCTGGCGGCCGCTGCCGAGACCCGTACTGCCTTGGCGCCGGTGGGGGAGACCTACACGGCCTTCACCGGGGCTCTGCTGGAGGCCCTGCGGCAAGGCATACCGGGCGGTCCCGCGCTGGTTGACCTCGGGGCTCTGTACCGGCACCTGCGCCTGACGATGGAGGCGCGCGGGCATCCTGTTCCGCAGGCGCGGGACCGCAACAGCGGTGCCCAGGTCGCGCTCGGGCGTAACCACGCGGATCTGCCTGCCGCGCCCATTGCTGCTGGGGCGGGGGGTACTGATGCGGGGGAGCGTCCCTGGCCGGATCCGCGCGCGATCCGTACCGTGACCGGGTTCTTCACCGCTCTCGTGGAGGTGCGGGTGGTCAGTGGACTGACTCATCGGGCGGTCAGTGAGCGTTCGGCCGGACGCATAGCGGCCGGCACCGTCGGAGGTCTGCTCAACCGCAGCACTCTTCCGACGACTTGGGGTACCACGGCCCTCTACCTCTCAGCGTGCGGTGTTCCCGATGAACAGATCACGCAGTGGCAGACCGCCTGGCAGCAACTGCGCGCGCAGAACCTGCCGGCCAAGACGGCGAGCCCGGAAGTCACCGATGACGGCGGGCCTGAGAAGGCCAGAGCGTGGCAGCGCCCCCTGTCGGCCTTGCGCCGCAGGCGGGATCACTGA
- a CDS encoding effector-associated constant component EACC1, which yields MVGGCAYGSGEAGVRLELQVGLGAGELRSLQGWLRADPVVRRSVAVGARGGVPGPGDMGTVLDVLELVTGNGWSAASFVLAVTAWRQSRPQRPRVEIRRGETAIVLVEGSEEEIARAVRVLEAVGGGEGGDR from the coding sequence ATGGTCGGTGGGTGCGCGTACGGATCAGGGGAGGCCGGGGTGCGGTTAGAGCTGCAGGTTGGGCTGGGTGCGGGGGAGTTGCGTTCGCTGCAGGGCTGGTTGCGTGCGGATCCTGTGGTGCGCCGGTCTGTTGCGGTGGGGGCGCGGGGTGGTGTGCCGGGGCCGGGGGACATGGGCACGGTCCTGGATGTGCTTGAGCTGGTGACGGGCAATGGGTGGAGCGCGGCGTCGTTCGTGCTGGCGGTCACGGCGTGGCGGCAGAGCCGGCCGCAGCGGCCGCGGGTGGAGATCCGGCGCGGGGAGACGGCCATCGTCCTTGTGGAGGGTTCTGAGGAGGAGATCGCGCGGGCGGTTCGGGTGCTTGAGGCCGTCGGCGGCGGTGAGGGCGGGGATCGATGA
- a CDS encoding AraC family transcriptional regulator codes for MTEPIDRPGEYTGRPATSLRGIVIRYRGHHMGGPRPARVTLPSAAVTVLLGWGQPLTIHTGPEQAAVGRWPAMIAGLQTAPMLAGFNGSASAVEIELTPLGAYRLLNLPLHHLAKTVIDPDHIMGEGWAANATEQLAAASRWPRRWQILDALLTRRLHGETPPSPAATQTWNLLRDRGGAVSLPNLALAIGLGQRRIQGLLREHIGLPAQTLSRIIRFHQALAVAPSGLDS; via the coding sequence ATGACCGAACCGATCGACCGACCCGGCGAGTACACCGGCCGTCCGGCCACGTCCTTACGCGGCATCGTCATCCGCTACCGAGGCCACCACATGGGTGGCCCGCGGCCCGCACGGGTCACCCTTCCCTCGGCAGCCGTCACCGTCCTCCTGGGCTGGGGCCAGCCGCTGACCATCCACACCGGTCCAGAGCAAGCGGCCGTCGGTCGGTGGCCTGCGATGATCGCAGGCCTGCAAACCGCGCCCATGCTGGCGGGTTTCAATGGATCCGCATCTGCCGTCGAGATCGAACTCACGCCCCTCGGCGCGTACCGGCTCCTGAACCTCCCGCTGCACCACCTGGCTAAGACGGTCATCGACCCGGACCACATCATGGGGGAAGGCTGGGCGGCGAACGCCACCGAACAGCTGGCCGCTGCATCGCGCTGGCCCCGCCGTTGGCAAATTCTCGACGCCCTGCTCACTCGACGACTTCACGGCGAAACGCCTCCATCGCCTGCCGCCACCCAGACATGGAACCTGCTGCGTGATCGTGGCGGCGCTGTGTCCTTACCCAACCTGGCCCTGGCCATTGGCCTCGGTCAGCGCCGCATACAGGGGCTGCTGCGCGAGCACATCGGGCTGCCCGCTCAAACGCTCTCCCGCATCATCAGGTTCCACCAGGCGTTGGCGGTGGCACCGAGCGGCCTGGACTCGTGA
- the istA gene encoding IS21 family transposase, with product MKNSREIMEILEAYDLTGSYRAAAELAGCDHHTVARYVQARAEGKSPTERQHRARPIDEYLAKIEELVVNSHGRIRADVVHRRITAMGFTGGERTTRRVVAEVKTSLRAGSRRVYRPWITEPGLWLQWDWGEGPRIGGRRTSLWCAWLAWSRFRVVIPVFDKTLPTIVACLDSTLRRIGGVPAYALTDNEKTVTTMHIANIAVRNPDIVEVARHYGLTIRTCLPADPETKGGSEATVRIAKADLVPTDANLLEQYGSFGHLEAACRDFCDEVNNRVHRASRRKPAEALAEERQRLHPLPKEPFAVAFGTTRRVNWDATISVEGVRYSVPHQLVDTRVWARFNGDELIVTAVADDGPAEVARHDRSTPGSPQIKDEHYPPREDKEGDRTPKANSAEEAAFLALGPGAASWLIEAGAAGARRVKSKMAEAVALAKLHSAADVDRALGSAAVAGRFAENDLIRILTYQVGLETVEPTRPSENHSLQPGTSAWSNFGVADEKEEH from the coding sequence GTGAAGAACAGCAGGGAGATCATGGAGATCCTTGAGGCATACGACCTCACGGGGAGTTACCGAGCAGCGGCCGAGCTGGCCGGCTGCGACCACCACACGGTGGCCCGGTATGTGCAGGCTCGGGCCGAGGGCAAGAGCCCGACCGAGCGGCAGCACCGGGCCCGCCCGATCGACGAATACCTCGCGAAGATCGAGGAGTTGGTGGTGAACTCCCACGGCCGGATCCGTGCCGATGTCGTGCACCGGCGGATCACGGCGATGGGCTTCACGGGCGGGGAAAGGACCACCCGGCGGGTGGTCGCGGAGGTCAAGACGAGCCTGCGGGCCGGATCGCGACGGGTCTATCGGCCGTGGATCACCGAGCCCGGATTGTGGCTGCAGTGGGACTGGGGCGAAGGGCCGCGGATCGGCGGACGCCGTACTTCCTTGTGGTGCGCCTGGCTGGCCTGGTCCCGGTTCCGCGTCGTCATCCCGGTGTTCGACAAGACCCTGCCGACGATCGTGGCCTGCCTGGACTCCACTCTGCGGCGAATAGGAGGGGTGCCTGCCTATGCGCTGACCGACAACGAGAAGACGGTCACCACGATGCACATCGCGAACATCGCGGTCCGCAACCCGGACATCGTCGAGGTGGCCAGGCACTACGGGCTGACCATCCGTACGTGTCTGCCGGCCGACCCGGAAACCAAGGGCGGATCCGAGGCCACGGTCCGCATCGCGAAGGCCGACCTGGTGCCCACCGACGCCAACCTGCTCGAGCAGTACGGGTCGTTCGGACATCTGGAGGCGGCCTGCCGCGACTTCTGCGACGAGGTCAACAACCGGGTCCACCGGGCCAGCCGGCGCAAGCCCGCCGAGGCCCTCGCCGAGGAACGGCAGCGGCTGCACCCGCTGCCGAAGGAGCCGTTCGCGGTCGCGTTCGGCACCACGAGACGGGTCAACTGGGACGCCACCATCTCTGTTGAAGGCGTGCGCTATTCGGTCCCGCACCAACTCGTCGACACCCGGGTCTGGGCCCGTTTCAACGGCGACGAGCTGATCGTCACCGCCGTCGCGGACGACGGGCCGGCCGAGGTCGCCCGGCACGACCGCTCGACTCCCGGCAGCCCGCAGATCAAGGACGAGCACTACCCGCCCCGCGAAGACAAGGAGGGCGACCGGACACCGAAGGCCAACTCGGCCGAGGAAGCGGCCTTCCTCGCGCTCGGTCCCGGGGCGGCGTCCTGGCTGATCGAGGCCGGCGCGGCCGGAGCCCGCAGGGTCAAGTCGAAGATGGCCGAGGCCGTCGCGCTGGCCAAGCTCCACTCCGCCGCCGATGTCGACCGGGCCCTGGGCTCGGCGGCGGTCGCCGGACGGTTCGCGGAGAACGACCTGATCCGCATCCTCACCTACCAAGTCGGCCTGGAGACAGTCGAACCCACGCGGCCTTCCGAGAACCACAGCCTCCAGCCGGGCACCTCCGCCTGGTCCAACTTCGGCGTCGCCGACGAGAAGGAAGAGCACTGA
- the istB gene encoding IS21-like element helper ATPase IstB: MATPIRTVTGTHGDPLAEAIELTRRLKLPHIRRALTDLIPTAKAQRWDPAEVVRVLLSEEAAGRDAANLRTRRKRAGFPAGKTFGDWDETASSIPRPTQDSLKMLEWVTRKENLCICGPSGTGKSHFTEALGQAAIEAGMTVAWFTIEDLGALVRRHRADDSLARAMARLIRTDLIIVDDIGLLPVSPDAAEGFYRLVDAAYERRALAVSSNLHPSGFDEIMPKTLATATVDRLLHHAHVVVTQGDSFRLNQATSGQGVIPLR; encoded by the coding sequence ATGGCCACCCCGATCCGCACCGTCACCGGCACCCACGGCGATCCCCTCGCCGAGGCCATCGAGCTGACCCGGCGGCTGAAACTCCCGCACATCCGGAGGGCGTTGACCGACCTGATCCCCACCGCGAAGGCCCAACGCTGGGACCCCGCCGAGGTCGTCCGCGTCCTCCTGTCCGAAGAGGCTGCCGGCAGGGACGCCGCGAACCTCCGCACCCGCCGCAAGCGGGCCGGGTTCCCCGCGGGCAAGACCTTCGGCGACTGGGACGAGACCGCCTCCTCAATTCCCCGGCCGACCCAGGACTCGCTGAAGATGCTCGAGTGGGTCACCCGCAAGGAGAACCTCTGCATCTGCGGACCCTCGGGCACGGGCAAAAGCCACTTCACCGAAGCCCTGGGACAGGCCGCCATCGAAGCCGGCATGACCGTCGCCTGGTTCACCATCGAAGACCTCGGAGCCCTCGTCCGCCGCCACCGAGCCGACGACTCCCTGGCCAGAGCGATGGCCCGGCTGATCCGGACCGACCTGATCATCGTCGACGACATCGGACTGCTGCCGGTCTCACCCGATGCCGCCGAGGGCTTCTACCGGCTGGTCGATGCCGCCTACGAACGGCGGGCGCTGGCCGTCTCGAGCAACCTCCACCCCTCCGGCTTCGACGAGATCATGCCCAAGACCCTGGCCACCGCGACCGTGGACCGGCTCCTGCACCACGCTCACGTGGTGGTCACCCAAGGTGATTCCTTCCGGCTCAACCAGGCCACCAGCGGTCAGGGGGTGATCCCCTTGCGCTGA